Genomic window (Streptomyces yatensis):
GACGGTCGACCTCTCCGGCCGCCCGTACCTGGTGCACACCGAGCCGGAGAACATCGCGCCGATGATCGGCACCTACGACACCACGATGACCCGGCACATCCTGGAGTCCTTCGTGGCCCAGGCGCAGATCGCCCTGCACGTCCACGTCCCCTACGGGCGCAACGCGCACCACATCGTGGAGTGCCAGTTCAAGGCCCTGGCGCGGGCCCTGCGCTACGCGAGTGAGCGCGACCCCCGCGCCGCCGGGATCCTCCCCTCCACGAAGGGGGCCCTGTGAGCGTCGCGCGCGCGGCCGCCGGGCCGCAGATGACTTGCGACCCGCGCTTTCGCCGCGCGGGCGGAGAAGCGAACGAGGTAGCGTCTTGAACGGCTTGTCGACCGTGTTCATCCTCGTGGGGCTGTTTCTGCTCGGCGGGGTCATCTCCTTCGTCAAGCAGGGCATCTCCAAGAGCATCGTCACGCTGCTCGGGATCGGTGCCACGATGGCGCTGCTCGCCGGCATCCTGCGGCTTGAGGTATGGAATTGAGCGACCTGACGCACAGCACCACCGCGAAGAACGTCGTCGTCTTCGACTACGGATTCGGCAACGTACGCTCCGCCGAGCGGGCCCTCGCCCATGTCGGCGCGCGGGTCGAGATCACCCGTGACTACGACAAGGCCATGGCCGCCGACGGCCTCCTCGTGCCTGGTGTCGGCGCCTTCGCCGCCTGCATGAACGGGCTGCGCGAGGCGCGCGGCGACTGGATCGTGGGGCGCCGGCTGTCCGGCGGCCGCCCGGTCATGGGCATCTGTGTCGGCATGCAGATCCTCTTCGGGCGCGGTATCGAGCACGGTGTCGAGGCCGAGGGCCTGGACGAATGGCCCGGCACGGTCGAGCCGCTGCGCGCCCCCGTCGTTCCCCACATGGGCTGGAACACGGTCAAGGCGCCCGGGGACTCACAGCTCTTCGCGGGCCTGGACGAGGACGAGCGGTACTACTTCGTCCACTCCTACGCGGTCCGCACCTGGGAGCTGGAGGTCACCAACCCCCATATGCCCTCCCCCAAGGTCAGCTGGGCCACCCATGGCGAGCCGTTCGTCGCCGCCGTGGAGAACGGCCCGCTGTGGGCCACCCAGTTCCACCCCGAGAAGTCGGGTGACGCCGGAGCGCGGCTGCTCCGCAACTGGCTCGACACGCTCTGACCGGCCCGCGCCGGCCCGGTCCGCATCCGCCCTCCCCACCCGCACCGCCCGCACGCTCTCACCGAAGGTTGTCCGCATGCGCTCGAACCGCCTCGAACTCCTCCCCGCCGTCGATGTCCGCGACGGCCAGGCCGTCCGCCTCGTCCATGGCGAGTCCGGCTCCGAGACGTCGTACGGCGACCCGATGGAGGCCGCCCTGGCCTGGCAGCGGGCGGGCGCCGAATGGCTGCACCTGGTGGACCTCGACGCCGCCTTCGGCACCGGGGACAACCGTGAGCAGATCGCCGAGGTGGCCCGCGCCATGGACCTCAGGGTCGAGCTGTCCGGCGGCATCCGCGACGACGCCTCGCTGTCCGCCGCCCTGGCCACCGGCTGCGCCCGGGTGAACCTCGGCACGGCCGCCCTGGAGACCCCGGAATGGGTCGCCAAGGTCATCGCCGAGCACGGCGACCTCATCGCGGTGGGCCTCGATGTGCGCGGCACCACGCTGCGCGGCCGCGGCTGGACCCGGGACGGCGGCGATCTGTACGAGACGCTGGCTCGCCTCGACTCCGAGGGCTGCGCCCGCTACGTGGTCACCGACATCGCCAAGGACGGCACCCTCCAGGGCCCCAACCTGGAGCTGCTGCGCAACGTCTGCGCCGCGACCGAAAAGCCGGTCGTCGCCTCCGGCGGCGTTTCCTCACTCGACGACCTGCGTGCCCTTGCGACTCTGGTACCGGAAGGTGTCGAGGGCGCCATCGTGGGCAAGGCACTCTACGCCAAGGCGTTCACCTTGGAAGAGGCGTTGGAGGCGGTATCCGTATGACCTCACCCGAGTCCGCGCGGCGGGTCCAGACCGAAAGCCCCTGGGAGGAGACCATCGGGTTCGCCCGGGCCGTCGAGGTCGGTGACCTGGTGCTCGTCGCCGGGACGATGCCGCTGGCGGAGCGCGGCGTACTGGAGGGCGAGGGGGATCCGTACGAGCAGACGCTCGCCGCCTTCCGCCATGCGCTGGACGCGCTGAAGAGGTTCGACCTGGGCGTCGAATCGGTGGTCCGCACCCGTATGTATCTCACCCACGCCCGCGACGTGGACGAAGTGGGCCGCGCCCACAAGGAGCTCTTCGACGCCGTGCGCCCGGCCGCGACGCTGGTCGTGGTGTCCGGTTTCGTCGATTCGCGGGTGCTGGTGGAAGTCGAACTGGAAGCATTCCGAGGAGCACGACAGTCATGACCCTGGCGGTCCGAGTCATCCCCTGCCTGGACGTGGACAACGGCCGGGTCGTCAAGGGCGTCAACTTCCAGAATCTGCGCGACGCGGGCGACCCGGTCGAGATGGCCAAGGTCTACGGCGAGGAGGGCGCGGACGAGCTGACCTTCCTCGACATCACCGCCTCCTCCGGCGACCGCGAGACCACCTATGACGTGGTCCGCCGCACCGCCGAGCAGGTCTTCATCCCGCTGACGGTCGGCGGGGGCGTCCGCACCCCGGAGGACGTCGACAAGCTGCTGCGCGCCGGGGCGGACAAGGTCGGCGTCAACACGGCCGCCATCGCCCGCCCCGAGCTCATCCGCGAGATCTCCCAGCGCTTCGGCAGCCAGGTGCTCGTCCTCTCGGTCGACGCCCGCCGCTGTCCCGAAGGGACGGACACGCCCTCCGGCTACGAGGTCACCACCCACGGCGGCCGCCGCGGCACCGGCATCGACGCCGTCGAATGGGCCCACCGCGCGGCCGAGCTGGGCGCCGGGGAGATCCTGCTGAACTCGATGGACGCGGACGGCACCAAGGACGGCTACGACACGGCCATGATCGAGGCCGTCCGCAAGCACGTGACCATCCCGGTCATCGCCAGCGGCGGCGCAGGCAAGCTGGCCGACTTCCCGCCGGCGGTCGCCGCGGGCGCGGACGCGGTGCTGGCCGCCTCCGTCTTCCACTTCGGCGATCTGCGCATCGGCCAGGTCAAGGGCGCGCTGCGGGACGCGGGGCACCCGGTCCGCTGAGGTACGTCACGGTGGCGGGGGACCACCGCATGGTGATCCCCCGCCACCGGTGCCGTCTCAGCTGGTCGGCCGCTCGCGGTAGTGGTCGACGATCCCGCGCTTCAGGTACGCCGTCTTCTCCATGACGTCGCCCTTCTTGCCCGCCCTGACGTCCTTCGTCAGGTAGCTGCGCTCACCGAGCAGGGTCAGGCTGTCCCGGTCGAAGACCCACTCGGTGGCCTCCCCCGACCTCTTGTCGACACGGGCGATGCCGACCCCATGGCGGCCCGCCGCGTCCACCGCGTCCTCCTTCCGCGTCACCCCGGGGATCTTCGCGGCGGCCTTGTAGAGAGCAGCCGCGTTCTCCGGCGGCATCACCGTCTCACCCAGGCAGGAGCCGATCCGGCCGAAGACGGCCTGTGCCTTTTCCACGCCCTCGTCCGGTTCGGCCATTCGGTACAGCTCCTTGAGTAGGGCGTCCGGGTCGGTCGGCAGGGACGCCAGCCACTGGTACGTGGGGCGGTAGAGGCCCGCCGGGGACCCGCCCAACTCGGCCATCCGGCCCCACTCCCCGTCTTCCTTTATCTCGCCGGTCTTGGTGATCCGCTTCACCTGTTGCGACATCCAGACCTCGCGCTCATGGCGCGGCTCCAGTTTCGAGGAGCCGTCCTCCTTCATCTCGGCCCCCGCCGTCACGCTCTTGACGTAGACGAACTGGTCCTGCCGCACCGGCCGGACGTCCGACTTCGCCGCGGTCCCGGCGATCCGGTCGAGCAGGACGGTGGCGGTCTCGCGGGGCTGGGCGGCGCTGTCGCCGGACCCTCCGCCCCCGGTGAAGGTGACGGCCAGCGCCCCGGCCAGCGCCAGGGCCGCGGCGGGCATCACCAGCGCGGGGCGCAGCAGCCGCGGCCGGGCCTTCCGGGCGGGGGCGGGGGCGGTGGTGCGGTTCTGGTCGTCATCGATGTGCTGCATCAAACGGTCCTTGTGGTGGAGGTAGGGCTCGGAAGGAACGTCCCGCTCGGCCGGGGCGGGAAGCAGCCGGGCCAGTTCCTCGCGCTCCGCTTCCTCGCGCTCCGCTTTCTCGTGCTCGGCCCGGTCGGGCCCGGAGCCAGCGGCGTTCATCGGGGTTCCTCCTGAAACTCCTGATAGGGCAGGGCCGCGAACGCGGCCCCACGCTGTACCTCTCCGCGACGGCGTGGCGGTTCCGGCTTTTCTTCCGCGAGCCGCTGATCGGCGAGCTTGCGCAGCCGGGCGCGGGCCCGGGACAGCCGCGAGCGCACGGTGCCCACCGGAATCCCCAGCGCCTGGGCGGCCTGCGCGTAGTCCAGCCCGGACCACACGCACAGCGCCAGCACCTCCTGCTCGCCGCGCCGCAGCCGGCCGTACACCGTGCGCACGGCGGCGAGCCGGCGGGCGTCGTCGATCCGCCCGGCGGTCTCGTCGGCGAAGTCCGCCACCGGGGCGGGCGCCGGACGGCGGGCCAGGAAGGCCAGGCGCCGGCCGATGCCGCGGTTGGCGTTGCGGGCCTTGTTCGTCGCCACGCCCAGCAGCCACGGTTTCAGCGTGCCGTCGCCCGGCTCCAGTTGCGCTCGGGTACGCCAGGCGTCGAGGAACGTGTCCCCCATCACCTCCTCGGCCACCGACCAGTCGCCGGTCAGCCGGTAGGCATGGTTGTAGACCGCACGCGCGTACTCTGCGTAGAGCTCTGCGAACGCCTCGCGGTCACCCGCTCGTACCCGCGCTCGCAGGTCATCGCTCATGTTGTTTACACCTCACACCCGTGCCTCTCCGCACGGCGGAGGTAGTTCCCGTGACCTGCGCCACACCCCTTCCGGGGCGGGCGGTTCGTCGGTTACCGAGCGGGCGGCTCGACGGCCTCCGACGCCGTCGCGATCACCTCGTCCAGGACATCGCGGGAGCGGAGCAGGTCGTCGATCATCCGGTTGATGCGCTGCCGCTCCGTGGTGAGGTCGGAGACCAGCTGGGCGTTGGCCCGCCGGGACGGGCCGCCGTCCGCATCGCGCATACAGGGGAGCAGTTGGGCGATCTTCTCGCTGCACAGCCCCGCGGCGAAGAGCTCCTGGATGCGGATCACCCGGTCCACCGCGCCCTCGGGGTAGTCGCGATGACCGCCCGGCGTACGCTCGGCCGTCATCAGCCCCTGCTTCTCGTAATAGCGCAGCGAGCGCTCGCTCACGGTGGTGCGCCGAGCCAGTTCGCCGATCCGCATGGTCACCTCGTCTGCCGGGCCGGGACGTGAATCCGGGACATGAATCCGGGGGGCTTGAATCCGGGAACTTGAAGCCAGGGACATGAACCGGGGACTTGAATCTGAGGACTTGAATCTGACACCAATGTCAAGTTCTACCGTACCGGCATGACGCACACACCCCGGATACCCCGCCTCTTCGAACCGGCCCGCCTGGGCCGGCTGGAGCTGCCCAACCGCCTGGTGATGGCGCCCATGACCCGGAACCGCGCCGCCGCCGACGGCGTACCCGAACCGATCATGGCCACCTACTACGCCCAGCGCGCCACGGCCGGGCTGATCGTCGCCGAGGCCGCCACGCCCAACGCGGTGGGGCAGACCTACCCCGACATCGCCGCGATCCACAGCGCGGCACAGGTGGCCGGATGGCGGCGGGTGACCGACGCGGTGCACGCGGCGGGTGGCCGGATGTTCCTCCAACTGCAGCACGGCGGCCGGGTCGGCCACCCGGACACCAGCGGGCTGACCCCGGTGGCTCCCTCGCCGGTCCCGCTCCCGGACACGATCTTCACCCCCGGCGGCCACCAAGAGGCCGTCGTACCGCGCGAAATGACGGTCGAGGAGATCCGCTCCACCGTCGCCGACTTCGCCACCGCCGCGCGCAACGCCCTCGACGCGGGCTTCGCCGGAGTGGAGGTGCACGCCGCCAACGGCTACCTCCTCCACCAGTTCCTGGCCCGGAACACCAATCGCCGCACCGATGCCTACGGCGGCTCGGTGG
Coding sequences:
- the priA gene encoding bifunctional 1-(5-phosphoribosyl)-5-((5-phosphoribosylamino)methylideneamino)imidazole-4-carboxamide isomerase/phosphoribosylanthranilate isomerase PriA; this translates as MRSNRLELLPAVDVRDGQAVRLVHGESGSETSYGDPMEAALAWQRAGAEWLHLVDLDAAFGTGDNREQIAEVARAMDLRVELSGGIRDDASLSAALATGCARVNLGTAALETPEWVAKVIAEHGDLIAVGLDVRGTTLRGRGWTRDGGDLYETLARLDSEGCARYVVTDIAKDGTLQGPNLELLRNVCAATEKPVVASGGVSSLDDLRALATLVPEGVEGAIVGKALYAKAFTLEEALEAVSV
- a CDS encoding MerR family transcriptional regulator, which encodes MRIGELARRTTVSERSLRYYEKQGLMTAERTPGGHRDYPEGAVDRVIRIQELFAAGLCSEKIAQLLPCMRDADGGPSRRANAQLVSDLTTERQRINRMIDDLLRSRDVLDEVIATASEAVEPPAR
- a CDS encoding alkene reductase — its product is MTHTPRIPRLFEPARLGRLELPNRLVMAPMTRNRAAADGVPEPIMATYYAQRATAGLIVAEAATPNAVGQTYPDIAAIHSAAQVAGWRRVTDAVHAAGGRMFLQLQHGGRVGHPDTSGLTPVAPSPVPLPDTIFTPGGHQEAVVPREMTVEEIRSTVADFATAARNALDAGFAGVEVHAANGYLLHQFLARNTNRRTDAYGGSVAGRIRFVAEVVHAVADAIGPERVGLRISPGSTVNGIEEGDTETLYPALIKELADTGLTYLHIVRAEPDHPLFRELRAAWPATLIANPSLPGDGVPADGGMRQAERLLTAGADLIALGRTFLANPDLVARLRTGAPLNPIRDAYLMYVGGETGYTDYPTLTAA
- a CDS encoding RidA family protein; protein product: MTSPESARRVQTESPWEETIGFARAVEVGDLVLVAGTMPLAERGVLEGEGDPYEQTLAAFRHALDALKRFDLGVESVVRTRMYLTHARDVDEVGRAHKELFDAVRPAATLVVVSGFVDSRVLVEVELEAFRGARQS
- the hisF gene encoding imidazole glycerol phosphate synthase subunit HisF; protein product: MTLAVRVIPCLDVDNGRVVKGVNFQNLRDAGDPVEMAKVYGEEGADELTFLDITASSGDRETTYDVVRRTAEQVFIPLTVGGGVRTPEDVDKLLRAGADKVGVNTAAIARPELIREISQRFGSQVLVLSVDARRCPEGTDTPSGYEVTTHGGRRGTGIDAVEWAHRAAELGAGEILLNSMDADGTKDGYDTAMIEAVRKHVTIPVIASGGAGKLADFPPAVAAGADAVLAASVFHFGDLRIGQVKGALRDAGHPVR
- a CDS encoding RNA polymerase sigma factor codes for the protein MSDDLRARVRAGDREAFAELYAEYARAVYNHAYRLTGDWSVAEEVMGDTFLDAWRTRAQLEPGDGTLKPWLLGVATNKARNANRGIGRRLAFLARRPAPAPVADFADETAGRIDDARRLAAVRTVYGRLRRGEQEVLALCVWSGLDYAQAAQALGIPVGTVRSRLSRARARLRKLADQRLAEEKPEPPRRRGEVQRGAAFAALPYQEFQEEPR
- a CDS encoding CU044_5270 family protein translates to MNAAGSGPDRAEHEKAEREEAEREELARLLPAPAERDVPSEPYLHHKDRLMQHIDDDQNRTTAPAPARKARPRLLRPALVMPAAALALAGALAVTFTGGGGSGDSAAQPRETATVLLDRIAGTAAKSDVRPVRQDQFVYVKSVTAGAEMKEDGSSKLEPRHEREVWMSQQVKRITKTGEIKEDGEWGRMAELGGSPAGLYRPTYQWLASLPTDPDALLKELYRMAEPDEGVEKAQAVFGRIGSCLGETVMPPENAAALYKAAAKIPGVTRKEDAVDAAGRHGVGIARVDKRSGEATEWVFDRDSLTLLGERSYLTKDVRAGKKGDVMEKTAYLKRGIVDHYRERPTS
- the hisH gene encoding imidazole glycerol phosphate synthase subunit HisH, yielding MELSDLTHSTTAKNVVVFDYGFGNVRSAERALAHVGARVEITRDYDKAMAADGLLVPGVGAFAACMNGLREARGDWIVGRRLSGGRPVMGICVGMQILFGRGIEHGVEAEGLDEWPGTVEPLRAPVVPHMGWNTVKAPGDSQLFAGLDEDERYYFVHSYAVRTWELEVTNPHMPSPKVSWATHGEPFVAAVENGPLWATQFHPEKSGDAGARLLRNWLDTL